A window of Christiangramia forsetii KT0803 contains these coding sequences:
- a CDS encoding DUF1338 domain-containing protein: MKFSKESDLDKVLNSLIIPYKERVPDVYKVIDGMLKEGMIFKEEAIKNDHIAFRTLGVPNLGIASLEKIFLHYGYEKRDYYFFPEKKLNAFWYSHPEPRYPRIFISELRVSDLSQNAKTIIKKYTGKIKKDPVDKLDFENVDEVSTFFTSALWELPTLADYQSLQEESEYAAWVIYNRYYLNHFTISIHDLPDGYNSLKEFNTFLKSIGIKLNNAGGEIKVSKDGFLKQSSSVAGKVTANFQGSEVIEIPGSYVEFAERLVLPQFQSLPKSEIDRKHRRDGFEAANADKIFESTYESQQE; encoded by the coding sequence ATGAAATTCAGCAAAGAAAGCGATTTAGATAAAGTATTAAACTCATTGATAATTCCTTACAAAGAAAGGGTTCCTGATGTTTATAAGGTCATTGATGGAATGCTGAAGGAAGGGATGATCTTTAAGGAGGAAGCTATTAAAAATGACCATATTGCTTTTCGTACGTTGGGAGTTCCTAATCTTGGGATTGCTTCACTGGAAAAAATTTTTCTGCATTATGGTTATGAGAAGCGTGATTATTATTTTTTTCCGGAGAAAAAATTAAACGCTTTCTGGTATTCCCATCCTGAACCTAGATACCCGAGAATCTTTATAAGCGAGTTAAGGGTTTCAGACTTAAGCCAGAATGCCAAGACGATAATTAAAAAATATACCGGGAAGATAAAAAAAGATCCTGTAGATAAGTTGGATTTTGAAAATGTGGATGAGGTTTCTACATTTTTTACTTCTGCCTTATGGGAGCTGCCGACACTTGCTGATTACCAAAGTTTACAGGAAGAAAGTGAATATGCTGCCTGGGTAATTTACAACCGATATTATTTAAATCATTTCACCATAAGTATTCATGACTTGCCTGATGGCTATAACAGTCTGAAAGAGTTCAATACATTTCTAAAATCCATAGGGATAAAATTGAACAATGCCGGTGGGGAGATAAAGGTAAGCAAGGATGGATTTTTAAAACAAAGCAGTTCTGTAGCCGGTAAAGTAACGGCTAATTTTCAAGGTTCAGAAGTTATTGAAATACCCGGCAGTTATGTAGAATTTGCTGAACGGCTCGTATTACCTCAGTTTCAATCCTTACCTAAATCTGAAATAGATAGGAAACATCGTCGTGATGGTTTTGAAGCCGCGAATGCTGATAAAATTTTTGAAAGTACATATGAATCTCAACAGGAGTAA
- a CDS encoding RagB/SusD family nutrient uptake outer membrane protein, translating into MKKYIIKSVFLLSILLTIGCSDDEYLDKQPPDQLTSENFWRNAEDARSGLTAAYSELEARSNFWDGWQEGRSVVEYFRSDYVLPGPDATNYSHWMSIYNFNYTNGHIFLDVLWSTNYKGINFSNQVIKNVSEMTADQISNSEKEQILGEAYFLRGYYHFKLLTLFEQIIIRDDIVAPATLDKALATRPEAWDFVMQDFKTASDRLSFEIQPQDYGRANKGAALGYLGKAYMYKAGDESSNTSDDYQNAAEAFAKVIESGQYALVDDFKSLFNGENENNKESIFELQFKSGDATSYNATRLHSFVADWAIGGWGGILADDRLVAEMKEEGMIAENGLYDNRLYSTLYFDDPYFNDESTKRMEGSTWDSLIEATYGDPNAKDDVAIFRKWLPEPLEGNGYIGLNVTLLRYADVLLMYAEALNETGNTEKAVELINEVRTLHGNVPAVALNSKEEVFEQLMHERVMELSLESTRFFDLRRWGMLDEAMSAAGRNGFNAQEHSYLPIPLSEIQTNTEIN; encoded by the coding sequence ATGAAAAAATATATAATAAAATCTGTTTTTCTACTGAGTATTTTACTGACTATTGGATGTTCTGATGATGAATACTTAGACAAACAACCACCAGACCAATTAACTTCAGAGAATTTCTGGCGCAATGCCGAAGATGCACGATCTGGTTTAACTGCGGCTTATTCAGAGTTGGAAGCCAGAAGTAATTTCTGGGATGGCTGGCAGGAAGGCCGCTCTGTAGTGGAGTATTTCCGATCAGACTATGTTTTGCCTGGTCCTGATGCCACCAATTATTCCCATTGGATGTCTATTTATAATTTCAATTATACCAATGGCCATATATTCCTGGATGTGCTTTGGAGTACCAATTATAAGGGAATCAATTTTTCCAACCAGGTTATAAAAAATGTTTCTGAAATGACCGCAGATCAGATTTCCAATAGTGAAAAAGAACAAATTTTAGGGGAAGCTTATTTTCTGAGAGGATATTATCATTTCAAATTGCTAACTCTGTTTGAACAAATTATCATTAGGGATGATATCGTTGCTCCAGCCACCTTAGATAAAGCTTTAGCAACAAGACCTGAAGCCTGGGATTTTGTCATGCAGGATTTTAAAACGGCATCTGATAGGCTAAGTTTTGAAATTCAGCCTCAGGACTATGGCCGGGCAAATAAAGGTGCGGCTCTTGGTTATTTGGGGAAAGCCTATATGTACAAAGCAGGGGACGAGTCCTCCAATACCAGTGATGATTATCAAAACGCCGCCGAAGCTTTTGCTAAAGTTATAGAAAGCGGGCAGTATGCTTTAGTCGACGATTTTAAGAGTCTGTTCAATGGTGAAAATGAGAATAATAAAGAATCTATTTTTGAATTGCAGTTCAAAAGTGGTGATGCAACTTCCTATAATGCAACCCGTTTACATTCTTTCGTAGCCGATTGGGCCATAGGAGGCTGGGGTGGTATTTTAGCCGATGACCGTTTAGTAGCCGAAATGAAAGAAGAAGGTATGATTGCTGAAAATGGTCTTTATGACAATAGATTATATTCTACCCTCTATTTTGATGATCCTTATTTTAATGATGAATCTACCAAAAGGATGGAAGGTAGTACGTGGGATAGTTTAATTGAAGCTACTTATGGAGATCCCAATGCTAAAGACGATGTAGCAATTTTCAGAAAATGGCTGCCGGAACCTTTAGAGGGGAACGGATATATAGGCCTTAACGTCACTTTACTTAGATATGCTGATGTTTTATTAATGTATGCGGAAGCTTTAAATGAAACCGGAAATACAGAAAAAGCTGTGGAATTGATCAATGAAGTAAGAACGTTACACGGAAATGTTCCAGCTGTTGCACTAAATTCCAAAGAAGAGGTATTTGAGCAACTAATGCATGAAAGAGTGATGGAGCTTAGCCTTGAAAGCACGAGATTCTTTGACCTGAGAAGATGGGGAATGCTGGATGAAGCGATGAGTGCTGCTGGTAGAAACGGATTCAATGCTCAGGAACATTCTTATTTGCCTATACCATTATCAGAAATACAAACTAATACTGAAATTAATTAA
- a CDS encoding family 16 glycosylhydrolase, which yields MKFKLMLGALVCILITSKNYSQELTIPPKKYVDTVNIKKAVVRQNNDFPISDQANTKNWDLLEKYSDEFEANQLNEAIWYPNNPKWKGRPPTYFDGSNVKLENGELVVRVNQHQDVKLPEGFTHSTGFIKSKEKFLYGYFEAEAKLMDAPWVSGFWMTNVDKDWWTEIDICENAPGVEYNRNDLNSNIHVFRSPPEHGNVKEHFSRTKKYYFPEELQKDYHVWGLEWTPEVIRFYIDGILFREAENTHWHQPLEVNFNCESNKWFGALPDEERLDGEYHVKYFRVWKRK from the coding sequence ATGAAATTCAAATTAATGCTCGGCGCTCTCGTATGCATTCTCATTACATCAAAAAATTATTCACAAGAATTAACCATTCCACCAAAAAAATATGTGGATACTGTAAATATTAAAAAAGCGGTTGTAAGGCAAAATAATGATTTTCCAATATCAGACCAGGCCAACACAAAAAACTGGGATCTGCTCGAAAAATATTCTGATGAGTTTGAAGCGAACCAATTAAATGAAGCTATCTGGTATCCCAATAATCCAAAATGGAAGGGACGCCCACCTACCTATTTTGATGGTTCCAATGTAAAGCTTGAAAATGGAGAGCTGGTAGTACGGGTGAATCAGCACCAGGATGTAAAATTACCTGAAGGCTTTACCCATAGCACGGGTTTTATCAAGAGTAAAGAGAAATTTTTATACGGTTATTTTGAAGCAGAAGCCAAACTGATGGATGCTCCATGGGTTTCGGGGTTCTGGATGACAAATGTGGACAAAGACTGGTGGACAGAGATCGATATTTGTGAAAATGCGCCGGGTGTTGAATATAACAGGAATGATCTTAATTCAAATATTCACGTTTTTAGATCTCCACCGGAACATGGAAATGTAAAAGAACATTTTTCACGTACAAAAAAATATTATTTCCCGGAGGAATTACAGAAAGACTACCATGTATGGGGACTGGAATGGACCCCTGAAGTGATACGCTTTTATATTGACGGGATTTTATTCAGAGAAGCTGAAAATACTCATTGGCACCAACCTCTGGAGGTGAATTTTAATTGTGAGTCCAATAAATGGTTCGGTGCATTGCCCGATGAAGAACGTCTGGATGGAGAGTATCATGTAAAATATTTTAGAGTTTGGAAAAGAAAGTAA
- a CDS encoding serine hydrolase domain-containing protein: MAKITIKILLLSLIISLFGCQNHESIDSYLNELYQNGKLNGNILVTKNNKIVYEKSFGFTDGSKSELLNKDYRFDIGSVFKEFPAVAIMQLKEKNHLNLNDKLSKHISGLPKWAEKISIKNLLQYSSGLPQIPWDEYFSKGIKITDEDIMKNLLTIENLEFEPGSDYLYSNNNPILLIKIVENITQSKFSDYVQENLFNPLNMNSTVINDQFPYKEKILMAIPFDTNFKEDDYEISIKNLLISSTARDMSLWFEQLDDFNVVNKQSIKTLSEEAKWGFNIQSPLGSCEWQNDKIMEHSHHGSSGNYECIVRRFKQDGITIVILTNQKHENVYDISNDIYKILRKSI, translated from the coding sequence ATGGCTAAAATCACAATCAAAATTCTTTTACTAAGTTTAATAATTTCACTTTTCGGATGTCAAAATCATGAGAGCATAGACTCTTATTTGAATGAATTATATCAAAATGGAAAACTTAATGGGAATATATTAGTAACTAAAAACAACAAAATAGTTTATGAAAAATCGTTTGGTTTTACTGATGGCTCTAAAAGTGAATTGTTGAACAAAGATTATCGCTTTGATATTGGTTCTGTTTTTAAAGAATTTCCCGCTGTTGCAATTATGCAATTAAAAGAAAAAAACCATCTCAACTTAAATGATAAACTTTCTAAGCACATCTCTGGATTACCAAAATGGGCGGAAAAAATATCTATAAAAAACTTACTACAATACTCTAGTGGCTTACCACAAATACCCTGGGACGAATATTTCAGTAAAGGAATTAAAATTACCGATGAAGATATTATGAAAAATCTTCTAACTATTGAAAATCTAGAATTTGAACCAGGTTCGGATTATTTATACTCAAATAACAACCCTATTTTATTGATTAAAATAGTTGAGAATATAACACAATCAAAATTTAGTGATTATGTACAGGAGAACCTATTTAACCCACTTAATATGAATAGTACCGTAATTAATGACCAATTTCCATACAAGGAGAAAATATTAATGGCAATTCCTTTTGATACTAATTTTAAAGAAGATGACTACGAAATCTCAATTAAAAATCTCTTGATCAGTTCAACTGCAAGGGATATGTCATTATGGTTCGAACAGTTAGATGATTTTAATGTAGTTAATAAACAATCTATAAAAACTCTTTCCGAAGAAGCAAAATGGGGCTTTAATATTCAATCACCACTTGGCTCATGTGAATGGCAAAACGATAAAATTATGGAACATTCCCATCATGGTTCGAGTGGGAATTACGAATGTATCGTGCGAAGATTTAAACAAGATGGTATTACGATTGTAATATTGACCAATCAAAAGCACGAAAACGTATACGATATATCGAATGATATTTATAAAATTCTAAGAAAGAGTATCTAA
- a CDS encoding SusC/RagA family TonB-linked outer membrane protein has translation MKTKLNGKLLPLRKGVLIFIMRVFILFFCISSFGFSSNELFSQNAKIKIEKSTTISVEDAFQLIKEQTDYTFIYPSNLFDGAQPLRVKAGIISAKDLLNRCLALVDYTYEFTEEHVILLKEKDVFFDSETKTISEQSTVTGVVTDSKGMPLLSVNISIEGTNRGTQTDFDGNYSIEVAPGEKLSFQYIGFQKKTIEVGDQQIINVTLEDDLESLNEVVVVGYGTQKRSDVTGAISSVKSEELNKVVSTNPLDAIQGRVSGVTVTNSTGSPGSAPEISIRGIGTFGNNEPLYIVDGVQADPYFINTNNIASIEILKDAASGAIYGTRAANGVVIISTKKGEEGKPRIDIESSLSINTPREEMQLLNADEYISVHRQMYENAGAELPQYVVNSPINDTDWIEETHRTGYLSTNNIRISGGGKNINYSVGGNYADEIGLLIGSNFTKKGVNSQLNLDKGKLKVSTNLNYSETYREDHKFSIRETYFISPLIPVFDEEHESGFGYRTGDLPDHRNPVGEDQFLEGYTKLKYFLGNINFDFEAFKNFHIGAGFSVSDLQDYTYNFHQPFRVRDVQDIAEREFSFISEFHSEFRRLNEEYTVRYNFEIDKHAVVLLAGYQRIREPFKSTYAQAEGYKLDDEGNKVAATILDPNFNTLDAFSDGTYSASGSNAEYALVSQFGRINYAFDDKYLVQASLRRDGSSKFGKNNQYGVFPSFALGWKITEENFMENQEVFNFLKLRYSWGQAGNDSALGYYDYVALISQGKSQDDGGYVFGSPQNSYLGSIARDLQNDDLQWETNTSANFGLDFGIFDNKLQGSLNYYNSKTEDLLITKEVSPSAGINNPIVNVGAFENNGFEFEANYRNRDNEFKYAVGGTFTTINSEVTKLSNEDQVLYGVGLLFGSDHFVNQTKIGYEPGAFFLPVADGIFQSDQEVQTHSVNGNLIQPNAEPGDIRFTDQNGDGVINEDDEVYAGTAIPKYEYSLNLTGEYKNFDLTIFFQGVGGNKIYNGNDFRLLSLDTGRNYRTAALDAWTPSNTNTDVPRAVLNDPNRNNRASTRFLEDGDYLRLKTLQLGYTLSPDVLQKTFIESARIFVTGQNLFTLTDYSGLDPEVGGSVLSRGIDLNLYPKYKSLITGVQLSF, from the coding sequence ATGAAAACTAAATTGAATGGTAAACTATTGCCTTTACGCAAGGGAGTATTAATCTTTATTATGAGAGTCTTTATCTTATTTTTTTGCATTAGCAGTTTCGGATTTAGTTCTAATGAACTATTTTCTCAAAATGCTAAAATTAAAATTGAAAAGTCCACAACCATTAGTGTTGAAGATGCTTTTCAACTGATTAAGGAGCAGACAGATTATACTTTTATTTATCCAAGTAACCTTTTTGATGGAGCTCAACCTCTTAGAGTAAAAGCCGGAATTATTTCAGCAAAAGATCTATTAAATCGCTGTCTTGCTTTAGTAGATTATACCTACGAGTTTACAGAAGAACATGTAATCCTTCTAAAGGAAAAGGATGTTTTTTTTGATTCAGAAACGAAAACGATTTCGGAACAATCAACAGTAACCGGAGTAGTGACAGATTCTAAGGGAATGCCGTTACTTTCGGTTAATATTTCTATTGAAGGTACTAATAGGGGAACCCAAACCGATTTTGACGGGAATTATTCTATTGAAGTAGCACCAGGTGAAAAATTAAGTTTTCAATATATAGGATTTCAAAAGAAAACAATTGAAGTTGGCGATCAGCAAATTATCAATGTAACCCTGGAAGATGATCTGGAAAGCTTAAACGAAGTGGTTGTTGTGGGTTATGGTACTCAAAAGAGAAGTGATGTTACCGGAGCCATTAGTTCAGTGAAAAGTGAAGAACTTAATAAAGTGGTAAGTACCAATCCGTTGGATGCCATTCAGGGTCGGGTGTCTGGAGTAACAGTAACCAACTCTACCGGTAGCCCCGGTTCAGCACCCGAAATTTCTATTCGTGGAATTGGAACCTTTGGAAATAATGAACCGCTTTATATAGTGGATGGGGTACAAGCCGATCCTTATTTTATTAATACCAACAATATTGCAAGTATTGAAATTCTCAAAGATGCTGCTTCTGGTGCCATTTATGGAACCAGGGCCGCTAATGGTGTAGTAATTATTTCTACTAAGAAGGGGGAAGAAGGAAAACCCAGGATAGATATTGAATCTTCTTTAAGTATAAACACACCGAGAGAAGAAATGCAACTTCTTAATGCCGATGAGTATATTTCTGTTCACCGTCAAATGTATGAAAATGCCGGAGCTGAACTTCCACAGTATGTAGTAAATTCGCCTATAAATGATACTGACTGGATTGAGGAAACTCACCGTACGGGCTATCTTTCAACCAATAACATTAGAATTAGTGGAGGGGGTAAAAATATAAATTACAGCGTTGGCGGAAACTATGCGGACGAGATAGGTTTGTTGATAGGTTCCAATTTCACCAAAAAGGGAGTGAATTCACAATTAAACCTGGATAAGGGAAAATTAAAAGTTTCTACTAACCTCAATTACAGTGAAACTTACAGAGAAGATCATAAATTCTCCATTAGGGAAACTTATTTCATTTCTCCATTAATTCCTGTCTTTGATGAGGAACATGAATCAGGTTTTGGTTACAGAACCGGTGATCTACCAGATCATAGAAACCCGGTTGGGGAAGATCAATTCTTAGAAGGTTATACCAAATTAAAATACTTCTTAGGAAATATAAACTTTGATTTTGAAGCATTCAAGAATTTCCACATAGGAGCTGGTTTTAGTGTATCAGATCTTCAAGATTACACCTATAATTTTCATCAGCCTTTCCGTGTAAGGGATGTGCAGGATATTGCAGAACGTGAATTTTCATTTATTTCTGAATTTCATTCAGAATTTAGAAGGTTAAATGAAGAATATACGGTTAGATATAATTTTGAGATTGATAAACATGCAGTAGTATTATTAGCAGGGTATCAAAGAATCAGGGAGCCGTTTAAAAGTACTTACGCCCAGGCAGAGGGATATAAACTTGATGATGAAGGGAATAAGGTTGCAGCAACTATTTTAGATCCTAATTTTAATACGCTCGATGCGTTTAGCGATGGAACTTATTCAGCCAGTGGATCTAATGCTGAATATGCTTTAGTCTCCCAGTTTGGAAGGATCAATTATGCCTTTGATGATAAATATCTGGTGCAGGCCAGTTTAAGGCGAGACGGAAGTTCCAAATTTGGAAAAAATAACCAGTATGGTGTTTTTCCTTCGTTTGCATTAGGTTGGAAAATTACAGAAGAAAACTTCATGGAAAATCAGGAAGTGTTCAATTTTCTGAAATTGAGATACAGCTGGGGACAGGCAGGAAATGATAGTGCCTTAGGGTATTATGATTATGTTGCTTTAATATCACAAGGAAAAAGTCAGGACGATGGAGGCTATGTTTTTGGAAGTCCACAAAACTCTTATTTAGGGAGTATCGCTCGCGATCTTCAAAACGATGACTTGCAATGGGAAACGAATACTTCGGCTAACTTCGGACTGGATTTTGGCATTTTTGATAATAAACTTCAGGGTTCTTTAAACTATTATAACAGTAAGACTGAAGATTTATTAATTACAAAAGAAGTTTCACCTTCCGCAGGAATTAACAATCCAATAGTGAATGTGGGCGCATTCGAAAATAATGGATTCGAATTTGAAGCAAATTATCGCAACAGGGATAATGAATTTAAATACGCTGTAGGAGGAACTTTTACTACTATAAACAGTGAGGTGACCAAACTAAGTAATGAAGATCAGGTATTGTATGGGGTTGGTTTACTATTTGGATCAGATCATTTTGTGAACCAAACAAAGATTGGTTATGAACCGGGAGCATTCTTTTTACCTGTTGCAGATGGAATTTTCCAGAGCGATCAGGAAGTACAGACGCATAGCGTGAATGGAAACCTTATTCAGCCTAATGCCGAACCCGGCGATATTAGGTTTACAGACCAGAATGGTGATGGGGTAATTAATGAAGACGATGAAGTATACGCCGGAACAGCTATTCCAAAATACGAATACAGTTTAAATCTAACAGGAGAGTATAAAAACTTTGATCTTACCATATTCTTTCAGGGTGTGGGAGGTAATAAGATCTACAACGGAAATGATTTCAGGCTTTTGAGTCTGGACACTGGTAGAAATTACAGAACGGCTGCACTCGATGCGTGGACACCTTCTAATACTAATACAGATGTTCCTCGTGCAGTTCTAAATGATCCTAACAGAAATAACCGTGCTTCTACCAGATTTCTGGAAGATGGTGATTACTTAAGATTAAAAACACTGCAACTTGGATATACTTTATCTCCTGATGTGCTTCAAAAGACTTTTATAGAAAGCGCGAGAATCTTCGTTACGGGGCAGAATCTTTTTACGCTAACCGATTATTCGGGACTTGATCCCGAAGTTGGAGGTAGCGTACTTTCCAGGGGGATTGATCTTAATCTTTACCCAAAATATAAATCTTTAATAACTGGAGTTCAACTTAGTTTCTAA
- a CDS encoding FecR family protein, translated as MEYSLLIKRIKKGLNLEEEKEFQQWYSSSEDHRQYYQKLKKDDHNSDAININTSGAWKKVESKTVKNNTPYWKYTVAAILVIGFLSFPAYYFLNNPFEQENQIVDVQEVEKKSEDIIFEDQNGTSIAFGNNDSVVAGKYYQGSKDQLKIDKTQATSGTNTIIVPTGKQFTVELSDGTKVTLNAKSKLEFPSSFDQKDKREVVLVYGEAYFEVTPALQNAGKRFVVKNSNQDIEVVGTSFNIENYNEGKIVTTLVEGEVNLLYGKKAVTLNPGQQSIIENNSLEGIKEVNVYDYIAWKDGMFLFKDESLKDIFEVLSRWYDIKADFQIKELEEMKFNGRFRKEQNLESILDIIENTKRARFELNGNKIKVMQYQE; from the coding sequence ATGGAGTATAGTTTATTAATAAAAAGAATTAAAAAAGGCTTAAACCTTGAGGAAGAAAAAGAATTTCAGCAATGGTATTCTTCTTCAGAGGATCATCGCCAGTATTACCAAAAATTAAAAAAGGACGATCATAATAGTGACGCTATTAATATTAATACTTCCGGTGCCTGGAAAAAAGTTGAATCCAAAACTGTAAAAAACAATACTCCATATTGGAAATATACTGTTGCAGCAATCCTGGTGATTGGCTTCCTGAGTTTCCCAGCCTATTACTTTCTAAATAATCCATTTGAACAGGAGAACCAGATAGTTGATGTTCAGGAAGTAGAAAAAAAATCTGAGGATATAATCTTTGAAGATCAAAATGGAACCTCAATAGCTTTTGGAAACAATGATTCTGTTGTAGCCGGTAAATATTACCAGGGAAGTAAAGATCAACTTAAAATAGATAAAACCCAAGCAACATCTGGGACGAATACTATTATAGTCCCAACCGGAAAACAATTTACTGTTGAGTTGAGCGATGGAACTAAAGTTACCCTAAATGCAAAATCCAAACTTGAATTTCCTTCCAGTTTTGATCAAAAAGATAAGCGGGAAGTAGTTCTGGTATACGGTGAAGCTTATTTTGAAGTAACTCCTGCTTTGCAGAATGCAGGAAAGAGATTTGTTGTTAAAAATTCTAATCAGGATATAGAGGTAGTAGGGACTTCATTCAATATTGAAAATTATAATGAAGGTAAAATTGTGACTACGCTGGTTGAAGGAGAAGTAAACCTATTATATGGTAAAAAGGCGGTTACCTTAAACCCAGGCCAGCAATCGATCATTGAAAACAATTCTTTAGAAGGCATAAAAGAAGTAAACGTATATGATTATATCGCGTGGAAAGACGGGATGTTCTTATTCAAAGATGAATCTTTAAAAGACATTTTTGAGGTTTTATCCAGGTGGTATGATATAAAGGCCGATTTTCAGATAAAAGAATTAGAAGAAATGAAATTTAATGGCAGGTTCAGAAAAGAGCAAAATCTTGAAAGTATCCTGGACATTATAGAAAATACTAAACGAGCACGATTTGAATTAAATGGAAATAAAATCAAAGTGATGCAATACCAGGAATGA